The following are encoded together in the Fibrobacter sp. UWB13 genome:
- a CDS encoding aldose 1-epimerase: MSNFKLISRPLGTVQCFVLQRDDGAEFEILSGYGAGLNAWRIPDNNGKLQDLLFGYREGDDIFKMGPDTNAGCRLAPFPGRVAYAKFNWNGNDYQLVNNVSWAPHALHGFLQNKEWNLLSFESDSEKCIATFGIDWPGAFTGFPFPFRAVNKVTFTGESYTVESTVTNIGKGDLPYSEGWHPYYTLGEKINGLQMTLPESNLAILDKADIPTGEFKPDTRFVGGRLINDEFINDCFCLNQGEAPYVLKNKKNFENILATVELKSDTKSLQIWQKAGKEQYNAIQIYTPPDRMSIAIEPMTAEPDTLNHHRDLIVIKPGEIRTFVFGAKFQKR; the protein is encoded by the coding sequence ATGAGCAACTTCAAACTTATTTCCCGTCCTTTGGGCACTGTGCAGTGCTTTGTTTTGCAGCGTGACGACGGCGCTGAATTTGAAATTTTGAGCGGCTACGGCGCAGGCCTCAACGCTTGGCGCATTCCCGACAATAACGGCAAGCTCCAGGACCTCCTTTTCGGTTACCGCGAAGGCGACGACATTTTCAAAATGGGTCCCGACACAAACGCGGGTTGCAGACTCGCCCCGTTCCCGGGACGCGTAGCCTACGCCAAATTCAACTGGAACGGCAACGATTACCAGCTCGTCAACAACGTGAGCTGGGCTCCGCACGCCCTCCACGGCTTTTTGCAGAACAAAGAATGGAACCTCCTGAGCTTCGAAAGCGATAGTGAAAAGTGCATCGCAACATTCGGTATCGACTGGCCAGGTGCATTTACAGGTTTCCCGTTCCCCTTCCGCGCGGTCAACAAGGTTACGTTCACAGGCGAAAGCTACACCGTCGAATCGACCGTCACGAACATCGGCAAGGGCGACCTCCCCTATTCCGAAGGTTGGCACCCCTATTACACGCTCGGTGAAAAAATCAACGGACTCCAGATGACACTCCCTGAATCGAACCTCGCGATTCTCGACAAGGCAGACATCCCGACGGGCGAATTCAAGCCGGATACCCGTTTCGTGGGCGGCAGACTCATCAACGACGAGTTCATCAACGATTGTTTCTGCTTAAACCAGGGCGAAGCCCCCTACGTTCTCAAAAACAAGAAAAATTTTGAGAACATCTTAGCCACCGTAGAACTCAAAAGCGATACCAAATCCCTCCAAATTTGGCAAAAGGCCGGCAAAGAACAATATAACGCCATCCAGATTTACACTCCGCCTGATCGTATGAGCATCGCCATCGAGCCGATGACCGCGGAACCCGATACTTTAAACCATCACCGTGATTTAATCGTCATCAAGCCGGGCGAAATCCGCACATTTGTTTTCGGAGCAAAGTTCCAAAAACGCTAA